Proteins from a genomic interval of Xanthomonas sp. AM6:
- a CDS encoding dienelactone hydrolase family protein, producing MRTRSMRWIGLLGLALALPLPALAAMQAKPVEWKVGKDSFSGVLVYDDGDHDKRPGLVMVPNWRGVNASAIEKAKQLAGDDYVVLVADVYGKGKRPANDTEAGQFAGALKKDPPTLRARALKAVEVLKAQAGKAPLDATRIGAVGFCFGGSTVLELVRAGAPLDGVVSLHGGLSTPSPAAAGSAKTPLLVLNGADDKSVSRDDIAAFEQEMNAAGADWQFVNFSGAVHCFAEADANSPPGCQYNPRAAKRAYRMLHEFFEERWD from the coding sequence ATGCGCACTCGTTCGATGCGGTGGATCGGCCTGCTGGGCCTGGCCCTGGCGTTGCCGTTGCCGGCGCTGGCCGCGATGCAGGCCAAGCCGGTGGAATGGAAGGTCGGCAAGGACAGCTTCAGCGGCGTGCTGGTCTACGACGACGGCGACCACGACAAGCGCCCGGGCCTAGTAATGGTGCCGAACTGGCGCGGCGTCAACGCGTCGGCGATCGAAAAAGCCAAGCAACTCGCCGGAGACGACTACGTGGTGCTGGTGGCCGACGTCTACGGCAAGGGCAAGCGCCCGGCCAACGACACCGAAGCCGGGCAGTTCGCCGGCGCGCTGAAAAAGGATCCGCCGACGCTGCGCGCGCGTGCATTGAAGGCGGTCGAGGTGCTGAAGGCGCAGGCCGGCAAGGCGCCGCTGGACGCCACGCGGATCGGCGCGGTCGGCTTCTGCTTCGGCGGCAGCACGGTGCTGGAACTGGTGCGCGCCGGCGCGCCGCTGGACGGGGTGGTCAGCCTGCACGGCGGCCTGTCCACGCCATCGCCGGCGGCCGCGGGCAGCGCGAAGACGCCGCTGCTGGTGCTCAACGGCGCCGACGACAAGAGCGTGAGCCGCGACGACATCGCCGCCTTCGAGCAGGAAATGAACGCGGCCGGCGCCGACTGGCAGTTCGTCAACTTCAGCGGCGCCGTGCACTGCTTCGCCGAGGCCGACGCCAACAGCCCGCCGGGTTGCCAGTACAACCCGCGTGCGGCCAAGCGGGCGTACCGGATGCTGCACGAGTTCTTTGAGGAGCGGTGGGATTAG
- a CDS encoding polyprenyl synthetase family protein produces MSLAEDLRPALGLPQIQALAAPDMSAADALIRRRLASDVVLINQIAEHIVSAGGKRLRPMLVMLAGRACAGGGPVHHQLAVIVEFIHTSTLLHDDVVDESDLRRGRSTANALWGNAPSVLVGDFLYSRSFQLMVELDDMAVMRLLADTTNRIAEGEVLQLLHVHNPDTDEAAYLRVIERKTAVLFAAGTRLGAMASGASAEVQQRLYDYGMHLGYAFQIADDVLDYTADAADLGKNLGDDLAEGKATLPLIHAMAHADAATRQRLRHIVEQGDAEAMPEVLAAIQASGGLDYSRRRAAEYAAAAERALDGLPESEAVAALRGLARYAVERRH; encoded by the coding sequence ATGAGCCTCGCCGAAGACCTCCGCCCCGCCCTGGGGCTGCCTCAGATCCAGGCGCTGGCGGCGCCCGACATGAGCGCCGCCGATGCCCTGATCCGCCGCCGTCTGGCTTCGGACGTGGTGCTGATCAACCAGATCGCCGAGCACATCGTCTCCGCCGGCGGCAAGCGCCTGCGGCCGATGCTGGTGATGCTGGCCGGGCGCGCCTGCGCCGGCGGCGGGCCGGTGCACCACCAGCTGGCGGTGATCGTCGAGTTCATCCACACCTCGACCCTGCTGCACGACGACGTGGTCGACGAATCGGACCTGCGCCGCGGCCGCAGCACCGCCAACGCGCTGTGGGGCAACGCGCCCAGCGTGCTGGTCGGCGATTTCCTGTATTCGCGCAGCTTCCAGCTGATGGTCGAACTGGACGACATGGCGGTGATGCGGCTGCTGGCCGACACCACCAACCGCATCGCCGAAGGCGAGGTGCTGCAGCTGCTGCACGTGCACAACCCCGATACCGACGAGGCCGCCTACCTGCGCGTGATCGAGCGCAAGACCGCGGTGCTGTTCGCCGCCGGCACCCGGCTCGGGGCGATGGCCTCGGGCGCGTCGGCAGAAGTGCAGCAGCGGCTGTACGACTACGGCATGCACCTGGGCTATGCGTTCCAGATCGCCGACGACGTGCTGGACTACACCGCCGATGCCGCCGACCTGGGCAAGAACCTGGGCGACGACCTGGCCGAGGGCAAGGCCACGCTGCCGCTGATCCACGCGATGGCCCATGCCGACGCCGCCACCCGCCAGCGCCTGCGCCACATCGTCGAACAGGGCGATGCGGAGGCGATGCCGGAAGTGCTGGCGGCGATCCAGGCCAGCGGCGGGCTCGACTACAGCCGGCGCCGCGCCGCCGAATACGCCGCCGCCGCCGAACGCGCGCTGGACGGCCTGCCCGAGAGCGAAGCGGTGGCCGCATTGCGCGGCCTGGCGCGCTACGCGGTCGAACGCAGGCATTGA